The following are encoded together in the Pseudidiomarina andamanensis genome:
- a CDS encoding LytR/AlgR family response regulator transcription factor, with amino-acid sequence MTDKIRTLVVDDESLARRGLVVRLQEFEQIELLQECPSAREALEVIGREQPDLVFLDIQMPGMNGFELLREVQAHGYKMPLIVFVTAYDQYAIKAFEVRAIDYLLKPVDHERLAQSIQRIEKNLAAREQKVQQDRILNLLADATGEDCEAILKRLASGEDVGVARYPEHIAIKESGEITRVAINSIEWVDAAGDYMCIHACNETHILRRTMKELEEELNPQRFQRIHRSAIVNMEHVEKLCSRQNGEYHLILRNGKELKVSRSYKDRIKKLILNS; translated from the coding sequence ATGACTGATAAAATTCGCACCTTGGTTGTCGATGATGAATCACTCGCTCGACGTGGATTAGTGGTGCGTCTGCAGGAGTTCGAGCAAATTGAACTCTTACAAGAATGTCCTAGCGCTCGAGAAGCGTTGGAGGTTATTGGACGTGAGCAGCCTGATTTAGTGTTTTTAGATATTCAAATGCCGGGTATGAACGGCTTTGAATTATTGCGTGAAGTGCAAGCTCATGGCTATAAAATGCCATTGATTGTCTTCGTTACAGCTTATGATCAATACGCCATTAAAGCCTTTGAAGTGCGCGCAATTGATTATTTGTTGAAGCCTGTTGATCACGAACGATTAGCACAAAGTATTCAACGCATTGAAAAAAATCTCGCCGCCCGTGAACAAAAAGTTCAGCAAGATCGTATCTTGAATTTATTAGCAGATGCGACCGGTGAAGATTGCGAAGCTATTCTTAAACGCCTAGCAAGTGGTGAAGATGTTGGTGTCGCTCGTTATCCAGAGCATATTGCGATAAAAGAAAGCGGTGAAATCACGCGTGTCGCTATTAATTCAATTGAATGGGTTGATGCAGCCGGCGACTACATGTGTATTCATGCTTGTAATGAAACGCACATTTTACGTCGCACCATGAAGGAGCTAGAAGAAGAGTTAAATCCTCAGCGCTTTCAACGTATTCATCGCTCAGCTATTGTGAATATGGAACACGTTGAGAAACTATGTAGCCGCCAGAACGGTGAGTACCATTTAATTTTACGCAATGGTAAAGAACTAAAAGTTAGCCGTAGTTACAAAGATAGAATTAAGAAACTGATCCTCAATTCCTGA
- a CDS encoding sensor histidine kinase codes for MLNNWKQLLEDRNRFFWVLQAAGWSGYALVHYIGSLMHEMRDIYALILLLGAYAGFLLTVPLRYLYRRIWDASPWLLILVVLTASYFGAALWAVVDNATYWEIYKFGFSPDSNWFYFKNTIAKFYIMLSWSGLYFGIKYYQMLQDEKQKALMATSMAHQAQLKMLRYQLNPHFLFNTLNAISTLILVKENDLANRMMSKLSLFLRFSLDNEPIKKIPLERELDALMLYLDIEKVRFDDRLKVTVDIDDDVKQALVPSLFLQPLIENSIKYAIAKLEEGGEIVIRAQRFSEDLLITVADNGPGCTKPLESLSESGGVGLANTRERLQALYGKNYSFTLTPNKPRGLRIEIRIPLEQVE; via the coding sequence ATGCTGAACAATTGGAAACAACTATTAGAAGACCGTAATCGCTTTTTTTGGGTGCTACAGGCAGCCGGATGGAGTGGCTATGCCTTAGTTCATTACATTGGCTCGTTAATGCATGAGATGCGTGACATCTATGCGTTAATTCTACTACTTGGAGCCTATGCGGGGTTTCTATTAACGGTACCACTTCGATACCTTTACCGTCGGATTTGGGATGCCAGCCCGTGGTTGTTGATTTTGGTAGTACTGACGGCGAGCTATTTCGGTGCGGCGTTGTGGGCGGTAGTCGATAACGCCACCTACTGGGAAATCTATAAGTTCGGCTTTAGCCCCGACAGTAATTGGTTCTATTTTAAGAATACAATTGCCAAGTTTTACATTATGTTGAGCTGGAGTGGCTTGTATTTTGGTATTAAGTACTACCAGATGCTACAAGACGAGAAGCAAAAGGCTTTAATGGCAACATCGATGGCACATCAAGCGCAATTAAAGATGTTGCGATATCAGTTAAATCCGCATTTTTTGTTTAATACACTCAATGCCATTTCGACGCTTATTTTGGTAAAGGAAAATGATTTAGCTAATCGGATGATGTCCAAGCTCAGCTTATTTCTGCGCTTTAGCTTGGATAACGAACCGATTAAGAAAATACCGCTTGAGCGTGAGTTAGATGCGTTAATGCTGTACTTAGATATTGAGAAAGTGCGCTTTGACGACCGTTTGAAGGTGACTGTTGATATTGATGACGATGTAAAGCAGGCATTAGTACCGAGTTTATTCTTGCAACCGCTAATTGAAAACTCGATAAAGTATGCCATTGCCAAGTTAGAAGAGGGTGGTGAAATTGTTATTCGTGCACAGCGTTTTAGTGAAGATTTATTGATCACTGTTGCTGATAACGGTCCTGGCTGCACGAAACCTCTGGAAAGCTTGTCGGAATCAGGCGGTGTCGGCTTGGCGAACACACGTGAACGATTACAAGCCTTGTACGGAAAGAATTACTCATTTACATTAACACCTAACAAACCGCGCGGTTTACGCATTGAAATTCGCATTCCATTAGAGCAGGTAGAGTAA
- a CDS encoding M61 family metallopeptidase, with protein MLHYLIRVQDANAHTFAVTIDIPIAQAQEAIHLSLPAWIPGSYMIRDFSKNIIAIRAEQQGSSLPIVHCDKQTWRIEAPAAGIVKVSYEVYAYDLSVRSAYLDQHWGFFNHSSLCMAVDGRTNETCGVTIAAHDGWHVATGMPRKQGHHFGPGEFEAANYEALIDYPVLMGRLDIHEFIAGGIKHSMVFAGRHFGDADRICRDVAAICEYQIEMFGQEPPFKEYLFLTMVVGKGFGGLEHRNSTALVCSRKDLILPGKAQIDTDYRTFLSLCSHEYFHSWNIKTLKPKTFIPYQLDREHYTEQLWFYEGVTSYFDDYVLHQVGLIDAPTYLGLVGETIARVQRGAGVDKQTVTESSFHAWTKFYKQDENSPNSIVSYYAKGALIALCLDLTLRLESTQQVTLGKLMHDLWHRYGKTGQGTDDNTVVEFIRDSYGINLSGFIHHALYTTQPLPIIELLNKFGVQVKREVGADDNSYGGKHAANQLPVALGAKYKASNQGLELQVVFDAEAAQAAGLSANDRIIAIDNLQVTDSNVKEVFERYKPEQQVVVHAFRRDELMQLTLTWQAPKQTNYLLSVNAAQQVQGWLQLSKNAQ; from the coding sequence ATGCTGCATTATCTAATTCGTGTTCAAGATGCCAACGCACATACCTTTGCGGTAACAATTGACATCCCTATTGCGCAAGCCCAAGAAGCTATCCATCTAAGTCTTCCTGCTTGGATTCCAGGTAGTTACATGATCCGCGATTTTTCAAAGAACATTATTGCGATACGTGCAGAACAACAAGGTAGCTCACTGCCCATTGTGCATTGTGATAAGCAAACTTGGCGTATCGAAGCGCCTGCAGCCGGCATTGTAAAAGTGAGCTACGAAGTTTATGCCTACGATTTAAGTGTGCGCAGCGCCTATTTAGACCAACACTGGGGCTTTTTTAATCATTCAAGCTTATGCATGGCGGTTGATGGACGTACCAATGAGACGTGCGGCGTCACTATCGCGGCACATGATGGTTGGCATGTGGCAACCGGAATGCCGCGGAAGCAAGGCCATCACTTCGGCCCAGGTGAATTCGAGGCAGCAAACTATGAGGCACTTATCGATTATCCGGTGCTAATGGGACGTTTGGATATTCATGAATTCATTGCTGGCGGAATTAAACATTCCATGGTGTTTGCTGGTCGTCATTTTGGTGACGCAGATAGAATTTGCCGTGACGTAGCTGCCATTTGTGAATACCAAATTGAAATGTTTGGTCAAGAGCCGCCATTTAAAGAGTATTTATTCCTGACCATGGTTGTCGGTAAAGGCTTTGGCGGACTGGAGCATCGTAATTCAACAGCTTTAGTCTGCAGTCGGAAAGACCTTATCTTGCCAGGCAAAGCACAAATAGATACTGATTACCGCACGTTTCTAAGCTTATGTAGTCATGAATACTTCCATAGTTGGAATATTAAGACACTGAAGCCGAAAACGTTTATTCCATATCAACTCGATAGAGAACATTACACCGAGCAATTATGGTTTTACGAAGGTGTCACGTCATATTTTGACGATTACGTTCTGCATCAAGTTGGACTCATCGATGCCCCGACCTACCTCGGCTTAGTTGGTGAAACCATTGCACGAGTTCAACGCGGTGCTGGCGTTGACAAGCAAACCGTTACTGAATCGAGCTTTCATGCATGGACCAAATTTTATAAACAAGATGAGAATTCTCCTAACAGCATCGTCAGTTATTATGCAAAAGGTGCATTAATCGCCTTGTGCCTTGATTTGACCTTACGTCTCGAGTCCACTCAACAAGTCACCTTGGGCAAACTCATGCATGATTTGTGGCATCGCTATGGCAAAACCGGACAAGGTACGGACGATAATACCGTGGTTGAGTTTATTCGCGACAGCTACGGTATTAATTTGTCAGGCTTCATACATCACGCGCTCTACACCACACAGCCGCTGCCAATTATCGAGCTACTGAACAAGTTTGGAGTGCAGGTGAAACGCGAAGTAGGTGCCGACGATAACAGTTATGGCGGCAAACATGCGGCAAATCAATTACCTGTCGCCCTTGGTGCAAAATACAAAGCTTCCAATCAGGGCTTAGAGTTACAGGTGGTTTTTGACGCTGAAGCGGCCCAAGCTGCGGGACTCAGCGCGAACGATAGAATCATTGCAATCGATAACTTGCAAGTCACCGATAGCAATGTCAAAGAAGTATTTGAGCGTTATAAACCTGAACAACAGGTTGTTGTACACGCGTTTCGTCGTGATGAATTAATGCAACTCACACTAACTTGGCAAGCGCCTAAACAAACCAATTATCTGCTAAGTGTTAACGCAGCTCAGCAGGTACAGGGTTGGTTGCAGTTGTCGAAAAATGCTCAATAA
- a CDS encoding M23 family metallopeptidase, whose amino-acid sequence MRKFTTLALITLSCWFGEVAAETPKAELSGALMSGGLIIAEITGASRVELNGQALKMTPNNRVVFGFGRDQHGPQTLSLFTEEGREFKRVIEIAPREYKIDRVDGVPQRTVTPDPQQQERARREAALVWKARNDALTDRLDFLKPAIMPAKGRISGVYGSQRIFNGTPRNPHFGLDVAAPTGSPVIAPWAGKVIVAENDLFYSGGTLIIDHGFGVTSTYIHLHKLHVAVGDEVEQGQRIADIGATGRVTGPHLDWRINWRHQRLDPALVIEHFSTTATNPVPAELR is encoded by the coding sequence ATGCGTAAATTCACGACGTTAGCGCTTATCACATTAAGTTGTTGGTTTGGTGAGGTCGCGGCAGAAACGCCTAAGGCGGAGTTGTCCGGTGCATTAATGTCTGGTGGTTTAATTATCGCTGAAATAACCGGTGCAAGCCGTGTTGAACTTAATGGACAAGCGTTAAAAATGACACCAAATAACCGTGTTGTTTTTGGATTTGGGCGCGACCAACATGGTCCTCAAACTCTGTCATTATTTACCGAAGAAGGTCGCGAGTTTAAACGAGTTATTGAAATCGCACCGCGCGAATATAAGATTGACCGGGTCGACGGTGTGCCACAACGAACTGTGACGCCAGATCCGCAACAGCAAGAGCGCGCGCGTCGCGAAGCGGCTTTGGTGTGGAAAGCACGAAATGATGCATTAACGGACCGCCTAGATTTTTTAAAGCCAGCTATCATGCCTGCGAAAGGTCGTATTAGCGGTGTTTACGGTAGTCAGCGTATTTTCAATGGCACGCCTCGCAATCCGCATTTTGGTCTTGATGTTGCCGCACCAACCGGCAGCCCGGTCATTGCACCATGGGCTGGAAAAGTGATTGTTGCTGAGAATGATTTATTTTATTCGGGCGGCACGTTAATTATTGATCACGGTTTTGGTGTCACCAGCACGTACATTCATTTACATAAACTCCATGTCGCTGTTGGCGATGAAGTCGAGCAGGGACAACGAATTGCAGATATTGGTGCAACGGGGCGAGTCACTGGGCCGCACCTTGATTGGCGCATCAATTGGCGTCATCAACGGCTTGACCCAGCTCTAGTTATTGAGCATTTTTCGACAACTGCAACCAACCCTGTACCTGCTGAGCTGCGTTAA
- a CDS encoding 6-carboxytetrahydropterin synthase, which produces MQLFVNDLTVIDFSYLCPERGMVGESWIVDIILDGSLNEQSMVLDFGRVKKQIKRIIDGAVDHKLAVPAEHPYTQVTHHDDGNSYWVDFMRPDQRSIHLFCPADAFAFIDAQQVTMASVTDYLRAVIKRELPDNVQGLELHLRAEEIPGAFYHYTHGLKKHDGNCQRIAHGHRSRIYIALDGTRSEPLEQQWASAWQDIYLGSEEDVVPIEQLQRSQHAKHITEQSHVGYSYTADQGLFELLVPVAENYIIPTDSTVECIATYLAQAIKQSHPDELVQVTGFEGVGKGAIGYA; this is translated from the coding sequence ATGCAGTTATTTGTAAACGATCTAACAGTTATTGATTTTTCTTACTTGTGCCCCGAGCGCGGTATGGTAGGAGAAAGTTGGATTGTTGATATTATTCTAGATGGCTCGCTGAACGAGCAATCAATGGTGTTAGATTTTGGTCGAGTTAAAAAACAAATCAAGCGCATTATTGATGGTGCGGTCGATCATAAGCTTGCGGTGCCAGCCGAACATCCCTACACACAAGTCACTCATCACGACGACGGAAACAGCTATTGGGTTGATTTTATGCGGCCTGATCAGCGCTCGATTCATTTATTTTGTCCAGCCGATGCGTTTGCCTTTATCGACGCGCAACAAGTAACTATGGCATCGGTAACCGATTATTTGCGAGCAGTTATCAAACGCGAGCTACCTGACAACGTGCAAGGTCTAGAGCTTCATTTGCGCGCGGAAGAAATTCCAGGGGCGTTCTATCATTATACACATGGCTTGAAAAAGCATGACGGTAACTGCCAACGTATCGCCCATGGTCATCGTTCGCGCATTTATATTGCCTTAGATGGGACTCGTTCTGAGCCACTGGAGCAACAATGGGCGTCCGCTTGGCAAGATATTTACTTAGGTTCGGAAGAAGATGTGGTCCCGATTGAACAGCTACAACGTTCGCAACATGCTAAGCATATCACTGAGCAAAGTCACGTGGGATATAGCTATACCGCCGATCAAGGACTGTTTGAGTTACTTGTACCTGTTGCTGAGAATTACATCATTCCGACTGATTCAACTGTGGAATGTATCGCGACCTATCTGGCACAAGCCATCAAACAAAGCCACCCAGATGAATTGGTACAAGTAACTGGGTTCGAGGGGGTTGGAAAAGGAGCGATTGGTTATGCGTAA
- a CDS encoding LysE family translocator: MEYLAIYWAEFLTIATLHLLAVASPGPDFAVTTRYSMSFGRQVGRWVALGIGTGILLHVAYSVLGVALIIHRYTWVYGTLLLVGAGYLGWLGWQAIQAQPRQDKAPEHHAQRNHISAAKAFRVGFLTNGLNVKATLFFLALFSTVIDPATPTGVKLFYGIYMAIATGIWFTLLATLITWGPFYRRLWAISHWIDRAMGAALLLLSAKLIYDWFVLIKVIATP, encoded by the coding sequence ATGGAATATTTAGCAATCTATTGGGCGGAGTTTTTAACTATCGCCACCCTGCATTTATTAGCGGTAGCCAGCCCAGGGCCTGACTTTGCTGTTACCACGCGGTATAGCATGAGCTTTGGGCGACAAGTCGGCCGTTGGGTTGCACTTGGCATTGGCACCGGCATTTTGTTACATGTTGCCTATTCTGTGCTTGGCGTGGCGTTAATTATTCATCGTTATACCTGGGTTTATGGCACGTTATTGCTTGTTGGTGCTGGTTATTTAGGCTGGCTAGGGTGGCAAGCTATTCAAGCGCAACCGCGCCAGGATAAAGCACCAGAGCATCATGCGCAGAGAAATCACATCAGCGCTGCCAAAGCGTTTCGAGTTGGTTTTTTAACAAATGGTTTGAATGTTAAAGCAACGCTATTCTTTTTGGCTTTGTTTAGTACGGTTATCGACCCAGCCACACCGACAGGCGTCAAACTATTTTATGGGATATACATGGCTATAGCGACGGGCATCTGGTTTACTTTGCTTGCCACATTAATCACGTGGGGTCCGTTCTATCGCCGTTTATGGGCCATCAGCCATTGGATAGATCGCGCCATGGGTGCAGCTTTGCTGCTGCTCAGTGCAAAACTTATTTATGATTGGTTTGTATTGATCAAAGTTATCGCTACGCCATAG
- a CDS encoding LysR family transcriptional regulator, with the protein MMKQQKLPSLNALRVFAVAAHADSFKQAAQQLGVSQSNITRQIQALEEQLGTRLFQRDNRVHALTMAGETLAPDLLRLFRELDRTVDRARNIGDSEATTLRIALPESFLRWWLSSRLAEFYTLYPHIQVQFNTVSLFPDASERANICSDLQHEQLDIALHYGQLRDQALKQVPLYTPTYVPVAPIESESPLASRPWYVDQKAPYWQHFKKAQSHLARQLQTRHVGNSNIAIDLLHGTDHITLVDQLYLTHPLLQQFAKHTEYQVTLPEPIALAVKQRQRQPVALVAFTKWLQARLISSQVDSARLD; encoded by the coding sequence ATGATGAAACAACAGAAACTCCCTTCTCTCAATGCGTTACGCGTTTTTGCCGTCGCCGCTCATGCCGACAGTTTTAAACAAGCTGCTCAGCAGTTAGGTGTGTCACAGTCAAACATTACACGTCAAATTCAAGCACTTGAAGAACAGTTAGGAACACGCTTGTTTCAACGTGATAACCGTGTTCATGCACTTACTATGGCCGGCGAAACTCTCGCTCCAGATCTTCTGCGACTATTCCGTGAGCTTGACCGCACGGTTGACCGTGCCCGAAATATCGGCGATAGCGAAGCCACAACACTGCGTATTGCCCTACCAGAAAGTTTTCTTCGCTGGTGGTTATCGAGTCGACTTGCCGAGTTTTACACGTTATATCCGCATATTCAGGTACAATTCAACACCGTGTCATTATTCCCCGATGCATCAGAGCGAGCGAACATTTGTTCTGATCTGCAACATGAACAGCTAGATATTGCACTGCATTATGGGCAACTTCGCGATCAGGCTTTAAAACAGGTGCCATTATACACGCCAACTTATGTTCCAGTCGCCCCTATTGAAAGCGAAAGTCCATTAGCGTCGCGACCATGGTATGTCGACCAAAAAGCGCCCTACTGGCAGCACTTCAAAAAAGCGCAATCGCATCTCGCGCGGCAGTTGCAGACGCGTCATGTCGGCAACAGTAATATTGCGATCGATTTATTACACGGTACTGACCATATCACCCTCGTTGATCAGCTTTATTTAACCCATCCATTGTTACAGCAATTTGCGAAACATACCGAGTATCAGGTGACGCTTCCAGAACCTATCGCTCTTGCAGTCAAACAGCGTCAACGGCAACCGGTTGCGCTCGTAGCCTTTACAAAATGGCTGCAAGCACGATTAATTAGCTCGCAGGTGGATAGCGCTCGGCTAGACTAA
- a CDS encoding CBS domain-containing protein, which translates to MSEFHALRWEPVPADHFLPLPEQSLTPKYLDWHQSALHVVDHLNSSELAVLPISMGVGDAEHLLSRSDKRYAAVIDSENSIVGVLMARDLHGRQSGVVANLLQLPWHELTVGYIMTPLRRLPSITLTQVKQARIGDIAATMQEAGCDFIAITESDTLYGMIVSLRILAVTGESVRLYPRATSFAEVYSAIKHSDNSI; encoded by the coding sequence ATGTCTGAATTTCACGCATTGCGGTGGGAACCTGTTCCTGCTGATCATTTTTTGCCGTTGCCTGAGCAGAGTTTGACGCCTAAATATTTAGATTGGCATCAAAGTGCGTTGCATGTGGTTGATCATTTAAATAGTTCGGAGCTTGCGGTATTGCCGATATCCATGGGTGTCGGCGATGCAGAGCATTTATTAAGTCGCTCAGACAAACGTTATGCTGCTGTCATTGATAGCGAAAATAGCATTGTCGGAGTGTTGATGGCACGCGATTTACACGGTCGTCAAAGTGGTGTCGTTGCAAATTTGCTCCAGCTACCATGGCATGAGCTAACGGTTGGTTATATCATGACACCATTACGTCGATTACCATCCATCACATTGACACAGGTTAAGCAGGCTCGCATCGGCGATATTGCAGCGACTATGCAAGAAGCTGGTTGTGACTTTATTGCCATAACTGAGAGCGATACATTGTACGGTATGATTGTATCTTTACGAATTTTAGCTGTCACTGGTGAATCTGTGCGCTTATATCCTCGCGCCACGAGTTTTGCTGAAGTATATAGTGCGATTAAACATTCTGATAATTCGATATAA
- the pgsA gene encoding CDP-diacylglycerol--glycerol-3-phosphate 3-phosphatidyltransferase has protein sequence MWNIPNVLTSFRIILIPVFLIIYYLPGQDAHFWAAFVFAIAGITDALDGWVARKFNQFTKFGAFLDPVADKVMVAASLVVVVEHYASWWISIPALTMISRELVISALREWMAQIGRQEQVKVSNLGKFKTIAQMVAIGGLIWEANTFVIVTATILLYAAFVLTLWSMWEYLRAAWSDLSQVD, from the coding sequence ATGTGGAACATTCCAAACGTTCTGACTAGCTTTCGGATCATACTGATCCCTGTATTTCTGATTATTTATTATTTACCCGGTCAAGATGCACACTTTTGGGCTGCATTTGTTTTTGCAATTGCTGGTATTACGGATGCTCTTGATGGCTGGGTAGCGAGGAAATTTAATCAATTTACCAAGTTCGGTGCGTTTTTAGACCCAGTGGCTGATAAAGTCATGGTTGCTGCGTCTCTGGTGGTTGTGGTCGAACACTATGCGAGCTGGTGGATTAGTATTCCGGCGTTAACGATGATCAGTCGTGAGCTAGTGATTTCAGCCTTGCGCGAATGGATGGCGCAGATTGGTCGACAAGAACAGGTGAAGGTTTCTAATTTAGGCAAATTTAAGACAATCGCACAAATGGTCGCCATTGGCGGATTAATTTGGGAGGCGAATACATTTGTTATCGTCACCGCGACGATTTTATTGTATGCTGCATTTGTTCTAACGTTATGGTCAATGTGGGAATATTTGCGCGCTGCTTGGTCAGATTTAAGCCAAGTGGATTAA
- the uvrC gene encoding excinuclease ABC subunit UvrC, which produces MTDSQFNSKAFIQHLTHQPGVYRMYDSDGVVIYVGKAKDLKKRVSSYFRQNIDTPKTQTLVKQIVSMDVTVTNTEAEALILENNFIKKYRPRYNVLLRDDKSYPYIFVSAHQHPRLAFHRGARREKGDYFGPFPSGVAVRESLRLMQKIFPVRQCEDSYYRARSRPCLQYQLKRCLAPCVEGYCTDDEYQEQVDLAKAFLQGKNQQVIDQLVQRMEQASESLDFERAARFRDQIAAMRKVQERNAVTGNQQELDVIGFIRRGGIAAVHLLFIREGAVQGSRSYFPKVPANTDDSEILLAFMLQFYLNDQVGRRLPREIILPEANAAQVLDPEHDLQVLEQALAQKVRMTHNVRGERKQYQVLAQKNALNALESKLNQENTMVMRLQQLEQVLDLENPIQRMECFDISHTMGQETVASCVVFDRQGPKKSDYRRFNIKGITPGDDYAAMAQALQRRFDAALLSDEGKTAIPDILFIDGGKGQLAQAEAYFNDWGNEAGVKPPLLIGVAKGESRKPGLETLILAGSHETVPLAADAPALHLVQHIRDESHRFAITGHRQRRAKVRRTSKLEDIPGIGAKRRQKLLQNLGGLQEVKQASIEQLIAVPGISRELAETIYHAFRDE; this is translated from the coding sequence ATGACTGATTCGCAATTTAACTCCAAGGCATTTATTCAGCATTTGACCCATCAACCGGGCGTGTACCGGATGTACGATAGCGATGGTGTTGTTATATATGTTGGAAAGGCGAAAGATCTTAAGAAGCGTGTCAGCAGTTATTTTCGGCAAAATATTGACACGCCAAAGACGCAAACCTTAGTCAAACAAATTGTGTCTATGGATGTGACGGTTACCAATACTGAAGCCGAAGCATTAATTCTTGAAAATAACTTCATTAAAAAATACCGACCGCGCTATAACGTGTTGTTGCGCGATGACAAATCCTATCCATATATTTTCGTCAGCGCACATCAACACCCACGGCTGGCGTTTCATCGTGGTGCGCGTCGTGAAAAGGGAGACTATTTCGGGCCATTTCCAAGTGGCGTGGCTGTTCGCGAAAGTTTGCGCCTTATGCAGAAAATTTTTCCCGTTCGTCAATGCGAAGATTCTTATTATCGCGCACGCAGCCGACCGTGTTTGCAATATCAGCTGAAACGTTGTTTAGCACCTTGCGTCGAGGGATATTGCACAGATGATGAATATCAAGAACAAGTTGATTTAGCGAAGGCTTTCTTACAAGGCAAAAATCAACAGGTGATTGACCAGCTTGTACAACGTATGGAACAAGCCAGTGAATCGCTCGATTTTGAGCGTGCGGCTCGATTTCGTGACCAAATTGCAGCTATGCGCAAGGTACAAGAACGTAATGCGGTAACAGGCAATCAACAAGAACTGGATGTTATTGGTTTCATTCGTCGCGGTGGTATCGCAGCTGTGCACCTATTATTCATTCGCGAAGGGGCTGTGCAGGGAAGTCGGAGTTACTTTCCAAAAGTTCCCGCCAATACCGACGACTCAGAAATATTACTTGCATTTATGCTGCAGTTTTACCTCAATGATCAGGTCGGACGTCGATTACCCCGCGAAATTATTTTGCCCGAAGCAAATGCAGCACAGGTACTTGATCCTGAACATGATCTACAGGTACTCGAACAAGCGCTTGCACAAAAAGTTCGCATGACTCACAACGTACGAGGCGAGCGAAAACAATACCAAGTATTAGCTCAAAAAAACGCATTAAATGCGCTTGAGAGTAAGCTTAATCAAGAAAACACGATGGTAATGCGTTTGCAGCAGCTCGAACAGGTACTTGATCTTGAAAATCCCATTCAACGCATGGAATGTTTTGATATTAGTCATACTATGGGGCAAGAAACTGTCGCGTCATGTGTGGTATTCGACCGTCAGGGGCCGAAAAAATCAGATTATCGACGATTCAATATCAAAGGGATAACACCAGGTGACGATTACGCAGCTATGGCGCAAGCGCTACAACGACGATTTGATGCAGCATTATTAAGCGATGAAGGTAAAACAGCCATTCCAGATATTCTGTTTATCGATGGTGGTAAAGGACAATTAGCGCAAGCAGAAGCCTATTTTAATGACTGGGGTAATGAGGCCGGTGTGAAACCGCCGCTGCTAATTGGCGTCGCGAAAGGCGAATCACGTAAGCCTGGATTAGAAACATTAATTCTTGCCGGTAGCCATGAAACGGTGCCGCTTGCGGCTGACGCTCCCGCGCTGCATTTGGTGCAACACATTCGCGATGAATCACATCGTTTTGCTATTACTGGGCACCGACAACGTCGAGCCAAGGTAAGGCGCACCTCAAAACTGGAGGACATTCCGGGAATAGGGGCCAAGCGTCGGCAAAAATTATTGCAAAATCTAGGTGGATTACAGGAAGTAAAACAAGCTAGTATTGAGCAACTTATAGCGGTGCCAGGAATTAGTCGCGAATTGGCTGAAACAATCTACCATGCATTTCGTGATGAATAG